One segment of Drosophila mauritiana strain mau12 chromosome 3R, ASM438214v1, whole genome shotgun sequence DNA contains the following:
- the LOC117143730 gene encoding putative aminopeptidase W07G4.4: MGIEKILPCTLRLNKLMSLAGNDCLCIIDRNAVPNELKATFEEHRKFDKSFDSSISCFKAPNVDQPVVYAPVSELTDYDDVRSYQEAAKRSMEKVLKAGFHTPLLFVPKVKRFPEVELCTVLGALEQLYVPIQLREAGTLKDTRVTTLSVQIDDPRAEAIFQEALILEAGRFVARDIGVGDPERMTPIQVEKYIKPLFDKLNVNVISDSQVLQKEYPLFAAVNRAADAVERHRGRIIFLEYKPPKPARKTLMLVGKGVTYDTGGADIKAGGVMAGMSRDKCGAAAVAGFMQVVSQLQPDDIHVVAALCMVRNSVGEECYVADEVITSRAGLHVRIGNTDAEGRMCMTDALCRMKELVVEQNLPDPHLFTIATLTGHAFISAGEGQSIAIDNSVAHREDHARRLQAAGQAFGEPFEVSILRPSDFSFNAGKVIGEDLVQANNAPSVRTPRGHQVPAAFMIKASGLDNHGLDSKLPIKYTHIDIAGSAGEHPAMPTAAPLVSLVKTHLQK; encoded by the exons AATTCTACCATGCACCCTACGGCTGAACAAGCTGATGAGTCTGGCCGGCAACGACTGCCTGTGCATCATCGACCGCAATGCGGTTCCCAATGAACTGAAGGCCACCTTCGAGGAGCACCGCAAATTCGACAAGTCCTTCGACAGCAGCATATCCTGCTTCAAGGCGCCCAACGTGGACCAACCTGTGGTCTACGCCCCCGTCTCCGAGCTCACCGACTACGACGATGTGAGGAGCTACCAGGAGGCGGCCAAGCGCTCCATGGAGAAGGTTCTCAAG GCTGGATTCCACACACCATTGCTGTTTGTGCCCAAGGTGAAGCGCTTCCCCGAGGTCGAACTCTGCACCGTTCTGGGAGCTCTGGAGCAGCTTTATGTG CCCATTCAATTGCGCGAGGCAGGAACTTTGAAGGACACCCGTGTGACCACGCTCAGTGTCCAGATCGATGATCCAAGGGCCGAAGCTATTTTCCAGGAAGCTCTCATTCTGGAGGCCGGTCGCTTTGTGGCACGCGACATCGGAGTTGGGGACCCGGAGCGCATGACGCCCATCCAGGTGGAGAAGTACATCAAGCCGTTGTTCGACAAGCTCAACGTAAATGTGATCAGTGACAGCCAGGTGTTGCAGAAGGAGTATCCCCTGTTTGCCGCCGTAAACCGGGCTGCTGATGCTGTAGAGCGTCATCGTGGTCGCATCATTTTCCTGGAGTACAAGCCTCCAAAGCCGGCGCGAAAAACTCTGATGCTGGTCGGCAAGGGTGTGACCTATGACACCGGTGGTGCTGACATCAAGGCCGGTGGTGTGATGGCCGGTATGTCGCGCGACAAGTGTGGAGCGGCTGCTGTCGCTGGATTCATGCAGGTGGTCAGTCAACTGCAACCGGATGATATCCATGTTGTGGCTGCCCTGTGCATGGTGCGCAATTCCGTGGGCGAGGAGTGCTACGTGGCCGATGAGGTTATCACCTCGCGAGCTGGTCTTCATGTGAGGATTGGCAACACTGATGCTGAGGGTCGCATGTGCATGACCGATGCCCTCTGCCGCATGAAGGAGTTGGTCGTGGAGCAGAATCTCCCGGATCCGCATCTTTTCACCATTGCCACTTTGACTGGTCACGCTTTCATCTCGGCAGGTGAGGGTCAGTCGATTGCCATCGATAACAGCGTGGCCCACCGGGAGGATCACGCCAGAAGACTGCAGGCTGCTGGACAGGCCTTCGGGGAACCCTTCGAAGTATCCATTCTCCGTCCCAGTGACTTCTCCTTTAACGCTGGAAAGGTGATTGGCGAGGATTTAGTGCAGGCCAATAATGCCCCGTCGGTGAGGACTCCTCGCGGTCACCAGGTGCCCGCCGCCTTTATGATTAAGGCTTCTGGACTGGACAACCATGGGTTGGATTCAAAGCTGCCGATCAAGTACACCCATATTGATATCGCCGGCAGTGCCGGTGAGCACCCAGCGATGCCCACAGCTGCCCCTCTTGTTTCCCTAGTGAAGACTCATCTGCAGAAGTAA